The Cardiocondyla obscurior isolate alpha-2009 linkage group LG22, Cobs3.1, whole genome shotgun sequence genome includes a region encoding these proteins:
- the LOC139110983 gene encoding fatty acid synthase-like, whose protein sequence is MGMDSMMAVEIKQTLEREFDISLTTQDIRMLNFSKLKQMAITPEQEKIWDLSETDTNDLKNVNILFQKMKNSDFVPNILIELVTKKELNGDNIIFVPGIDNCSKVFKFTSSEIKYAATCLQHGVLNIPNESHTVMKSAAYLLPHVLKKIKNQKEFFIVGYSYGSLIAIELARLLEANNLLGRLILIDGAPDLLKLWINKFMPATSLKELQNLIILWLLKVYTDHQR, encoded by the exons ATGGGAATGGATTCAATGATGGCAGTTGAAATTAAGCAAACATTAGAAAGAGAATTCGATATTTCGTTGACAACGCAAGATATAAGAATGCTAAATTTCTCTAAACTTAAACAAATGGCAATTACACccgaacaagaaaaaatatggGACTTAAGTGAAACTGATacaaatgatttaaaaaatgttaatatactgtttcaaaaaatgaaaaattcagATTTTGTTCCAAATATACTTATAGAActtgttacaaaaaaagagCTTAATGGAGACAACATAATATTCGTGCCAGGAATCGATAACTGttcaaaagtatttaaattcacatcatcagaaattaaatatgcagCAACGTGTTTGCAACATGGTGTACTTAATATTCCTAATGAAAGTCATACAGTGATGAAATCAGCCGCTTATTTACTGCCT catgtattaaaaaaaataaaaaatcagaaGGAATTTTTCATAGTGGGTTATTCATATGGATCACTAATTGCCATTGAATTAGCAAGATTATTAGAAGCTAATAACTTGTTAGGACGATTAATACTAATAGACGGAGCTCCTgatctattaaaattatggataaataaatttatgcctGCTACatcattaaaagaattacaaaatcTAATAATTCTTTGGTTATTAAAAGTGTACACGGACCACCagagatag